AGATTACATTCTTCATTGGGTTATATGCCTCCTGAAGAATTTGAAAGTAAAATTAAATATAGTAAAATGAAAAAAAGTGAAGTCCGTCAGTTAGTTTAACTTAGATAACATTGTGTCTAACTTTTGGGGTTCACACCATATATTATAATAGTAGATGTAATTTTGATCTTGAATTTAAATAACTTTTTTTAATGAAGGAGTAAACTTGAATAGAAAATTGAGCCCTGATTCTAGAAGAAAAAGAATACTTGAAATTGTAAAAACTAAAACTTTTTTAAGATTACAAGAACTATCTAATCTATTAAACGTTAGTGAAATGACTATATATAGAGATATAAAAAATTTGAGTAATAACCTTTTTTTATCAAAAGGTGAAGTAATTTATAAAGAATATAGTAACTTGAGTGAATCTTCTTATTATATAAGAAAAGGGGAAAATAAAGAATTAAAAATAGCAATAGCTAAGACTGCTATTAATTATATTAAAAATAACGATACAATCTTTCTTGACGGCAGTTCAACAATTGGATATTTAGTAAATGAGATAATTGAAAGGAACTTTTACTTAACTGTAGTGACAATATCGCCAATTATTTCAATTGAATTAGCTAAAAAAGATAGTATTAAAATTTTATGCCCTGGTGGATTATTAGAAAAAATAAATTTCTTTTATAATTGTGAGATTGATAATTTTTTAAAATCTATAAATATAAATAAAGCTTTTATATCCTGTGGAGCATTTTCAATAGAAAAAGGATTCACAGATTTAGCCATTGGTGAGTTTAAAATTAAAAGAGAAATAGTGGATAAAATTCCTGAAATTAATATTTTAGCCGACCACACAAAGATTAATACTGCTTATAGTTATACATGGGCAAATTATGATGAAGTAACCAGATTAATATGTGATAATAAAATTAAGAAGGATGATTTAGAAAAATTAAAAGCTAAAAAAATAGAG
Above is a genomic segment from Actinomycetota bacterium containing:
- a CDS encoding DeoR/GlpR family DNA-binding transcription regulator — encoded protein: MNRKLSPDSRRKRILEIVKTKTFLRLQELSNLLNVSEMTIYRDIKNLSNNLFLSKGEVIYKEYSNLSESSYYIRKGENKELKIAIAKTAINYIKNNDTIFLDGSSTIGYLVNEIIERNFYLTVVTISPIISIELAKKDSIKILCPGGLLEKINFFYNCEIDNFLKSININKAFISCGAFSIEKGFTDLAIGEFKIKREIVDKIPEINILADHTKINTAYSYTWANYDEVTRLICDNKIKKDDLEKLKAKKIEIILGNVEET